One Bos taurus isolate L1 Dominette 01449 registration number 42190680 breed Hereford chromosome 3, ARS-UCD2.0, whole genome shotgun sequence DNA window includes the following coding sequences:
- the TMEM69 gene encoding transmembrane protein 69, producing the protein MLHFIRKCSQASSKMLKYTSTVRPGASRRIETLTHKTCLEQNFSPLFSRLWLFSSFPACVNKTQYYHTSLCSFKKKQEQAVLPARPPRTISFLPDSPKPALYITLAGLIPFVAPPLVMVMTKTYIPMLAFTQMAYGASFLSFLGGIRWGFALPEGSPAKPDFLNLANSIAPVVFSWFAFFISERLSVAIVTVIIGLGIALHTELFLLPHYPNWFKALRIVVTLVAFFSFVITLLVKDFYPEKGPKRLGQVK; encoded by the exons ATGCTTCACTTCATCAGGAAGTGTTCTCAAGCATCTTCAAAG ATGCTGAAGTACACTTCCACAGTCAGACCAGGAGCCAGCAGGAGAATAGAAACACTTACTCACAAGACATGTCTTGAGCAGaacttttcccctttgttttcgAGGCTTTGGCTTTTCTCATCCTTTCCAGCATGTGTGAACAAGACACAGTATTATCATACTTCCCTATGCAGTTTTAAGAAGAAGCAAGAGCAAGCAGTGCTTCCAGCCAGGCCACCACGAACCATCAGTTTCCTGCCTGACAGCCCAAAGCCAGCATTATACATAACTCTGGCAGGACTAATCCCCTTCGTTGCTCCACCACTGGTCATGGTGATGACAAAGACTTATATTCCCATGTTAGCTTTTACTCAGATGGCTTATGGAgccagtttcctttctttcttgggAGGGATCAGATGGGGTTTTGCTCTGCCAGAAGGTAGTCCAGCCAAACCAGACTTCCTCAATTTAGCTAATAGTATAGCTCCTGTTGTGTTTTCAtggtttgctttctttatttctgaaagaCTCAGTGTAGCTATAGTCACAGTAATAATAGGTTTGGGGATAGCATTACACACTGAACTTTTTCTCTTGCCCCATTACCCCAATTGGTTCAAAGCCCTGAGGATAGTAGTCACTTTAGTGgcctttttttcatttgtaatcaCTTTACTAGTGAAAGATTTTTATCCAGAGAAAGGACCCAAGAGACTTGggcaagtaaaataa